In one Grus americana isolate bGruAme1 chromosome 1, bGruAme1.mat, whole genome shotgun sequence genomic region, the following are encoded:
- the RPS3 gene encoding 40S ribosomal protein S3: MAVQISKKRKFVADGIFKAELNEFLTRELAEDGYSGVEVRVTPTRTEIIILATRTQNVLGEKGRRIRELTAVVQKRFGFPEGSVELYAEKVATRGLCAIAQAESLRYKLLGGLAVRRACYGVLRFIMESGAKGCEVVVSGKLRGQRAKSMKFVDGLMIHSGDPVNYYVDTAVRHVLLRQGVLGIKVKIMLPWDPSGKIGPKKPLPDHVSIVEPKEEILPTTPISEQKGGKPEQPAMPQPVPTA; this comes from the exons ATGGCGGTGCAGATCTCCAAGAAGCGCAAG tttgtcgCTGATGGTATCTTCAAAGCTGAGCTGAATGAGTTTCTGACTCGTGAACTGGCTGAAGATGGATACTCTGGAGTAGAAGTCCGGGTAACTCCAACCAGGACTGAGATTATCATACTTGCCACCAG aaCTCAGAATGTCCTGGGCGAGAAGGGGCGACGCATCCGGGAGCTGACGGCCGTCGTGCAGAAGAGGTTTGGCTTCCCTGAGGGAAGCGTTGAG CTCTATGCCGAGAAGGTGGCCACGAGAGGTCTGTGTGCAATTGCTCAGGCAGAGTCCCTGCGGTACAAGCTTCTGGGAGGTTTAGCAGTGCGTCG AGCCTGCTATGGTGTCCTCCGATTCATCATGGAGAGCGGGGCCAAGGGTTGTGAGGTGGTTGTGTCCGGCAAACTCAGAGGTCAGCGTGCCAAATCCATGAAGTTTGTGGATGGCTTGATGATCCACAGTGGAGACCCGGTGAATTACTACGTCGACACAGCCGTGCGTCACGTCCTTCTCCGGCAGG GAGTACTGGGCATCAAAGTAAAGATTATGTTGCCCTGGGATCCAAGTGGAAAGATTGGCCCCAAAAAGCCTCTGCCAGACCATGTCAGCATTGTGGAACCCAAAGAAGAGATCTTGCCCACCACCcccatttcagagcagaaaggtGGCAAACCAGAACAGCCAGCCATGCCTCAGCCGGTTCCCACAGCCTGA
- the SERPINH1 gene encoding serpin H1: MWIIPVLALCGLAAAVPSEDRKLSDKATTLADRSATLAFNLYHAMAKDKNMENILLSPVVVASSLGLVSLGGKATTASQAKAVLSADKLNDDYVHSGLSELLNEVSNSTARNVTWKIGNRLYGPASINFVDDFVKNSKKHYNYEHSKINFRDKRSALKSINEWAAQTTDGKLPEVTKDVEKTDGALIVNAMFFKPHWDEKFHHKMVDNRGFMVTRSYTVGVPMMHRTGLYNYYDDETEKLQVVEMPLAHKLSSMIFIMPNHVEPLERVEKLLNKEQLKAWAGKMKKRSVAISLPKVILEVSHDLQKHLADLGLTEAIDKTKADLSKISGKKDLYLSNVFHAAALEWDTEGNPYDADIYGREEMRNPKLFYADHPFIFMIKDNKTNSILFIGRLVRPKGDKMRDEL, from the exons ATGTGGATTATTCCGGTGCTTGCTCTCTGCGGCCTCGCTGCAGCTGTGCCCTCAGAGGACAGGAAGCTGAGCGACAAGGCAACAACGTTGGCTGACCGCAGCGCAACGCTGGCCTTCAACCTCTACCATGCCATGGCAAAAGACAAGAACATGGAGAACATCCTGCTGTCCCCCGTGGTTGTGGCCTCTTCCCTCGGCCTCGTGTCCCTCGGGGGCAAAGCCACAACTGCCTCCCAAGCCAAGGCAGTGCTCAGCGCAGACAAACTGAATGATGACTACGTGCACAGCGGATTGTCCGAGCTCCTGAACGAGGTCAGTAATAGCACAGCCCGCAATGTCACCTGGAAGATCGGTAACCGCTTGTATGGCCCTGCCTCCATCAACTTCGTCGATGACTTTGTGAAGAACAGCAAGAAACACTACAACTACGAGCACTCCAAGATCAACTTCCGAGACAAGAGGAGCGCCTTGAAATCCATTAACGAGTGGGCAGCCCAGACCACGGATGGGAAACTCCCAGAGGTTACGAAAGATGTTGAGAAAACTGATGGAGCCCTCATTGTCAATGCCATGTTCTTCAAGC CTCACTGGGATGAGAAGTTCCATCATAAGATGGTGGACAACCGTGGCTTCATGGTGACCCGTTCCTACACTGTGGGAGTTCCCATGATGCATCGCACAG GTCTCTACAATTACTATGATGATGAGACAGAGAAGCTCCAGGTGGTAGAGATGCCACTTGCTCACAAGCTCTCCAGCATGATCTTTATCATGCCAAACCATGTGGAGCCTCTGGAGAGGGTTGAGAAACTGCTGAACAAGGAGCAGCTAAAGGCCTGGGCTGGCAAGATGAAGAAGAGATCAGTGGCCATCTCGCTGCCTAAAGTCATCCTGGAAGTCAGCCATGATCTTCAG AAACACTTGGCTGATCTGGGCCTGACCGAAGCCATTGACAAAACCAAGGCTGACTTGTCAAAGATCTCTGGCAAGAAAGATCTTTACCTGTCCAACGTCTtccatgctgctgctcttgAATGGGACACAGAAGGGAACCCCTACGATGCTGACATCTACGGCCGAGAGGAGATGAGGAACCCCAAACTCTTCTATGCTGACCACCCCTTCATCTTCATGATCAAGGACAATAAAACCAACTCCATTCTCTTCATCGGCAGGCTCGTGAGGCCCAAAGGCGACAAGATGCGTGATGAGTTGTAG